The Armatimonadota bacterium DNA window CCAAGTGAAGGTTGGCCCAAGATCGCGTTGCAAGGTGCAGTTCGGCCTCGGAGAGCGCTGCAGGCGAGGGCGGCGCGTAGTCTGCTTGGATCTCTGTCAAACGCTCGCCCGCTATCGGCGGATCGGGCGGCCGAAGGTCCATGAACGCCAGGCGGCTGCCTTCCATGTCGTACAGTTCGATCTCGCTGATCTCTTTGTCGGCTTCGATCGGTTGCTCGGGATGAAGGGAGAGTCGCTCCTGTCGGTCGTCCAGGATGAGCAAGGCGCTGGGCAGAAACCGCATGGGATGCAGGATTGTGCGCCCATCCAGTACTTGCGCCACAAGATAGGCATCGGCAATGCGGCGGCTGTCCGGCTTCAGCCCATCGACCAAGCAGATTGAAAACCCCGCTTCGTCGCAGCGATGCGGGTCGATGCGCCTGACCGTTGGGTTGACGAAGCGGCTGCCGTTCATTCCGGGCGCAGGCATCGAGACGACAACATTGTCCGGCGTCTGAAGTTCGAACCCGTACTCCAAGGGATAGGGATTGGGATTGTATGCGCAGAGACTCGCTTGCACGGAGAGCGATTGGGGTTCCAACGCCAGTTTCAAACGCCATAGCAGTCCAAGCTCGCTGTCGAAATCGCCGATCAGCAGGCCGTCCGGCATTGATTGGCATTGAGGCGGGCGTTTGGACATCCTGGGAAGCAGGCGGCATTTTAGGTTGGCGCCGTTGATAGACAACTGGACGCCCGAAGCGAGATCGATTCCTACCTGGAGAGAGTCGTTTTGAAGGGCGGCGCGCAGGCTCATGGGATTCTCTCCAGAGGATACCTGAGTATAATGGAGCGGATGGGCGGATGGGCGCGAGTAGCTACGGCGGCGGTCGGCATTCCGCTCATGTTGGGGGCGCTGTACTGGCAAGGCGGGCAGTTGTGGGGGATTCTGGTTTGCCTGGTCGCGATGTTGGCTGCGTTTGAACTCTATCGAGCCTATAAGCCTGTCGTTAGTCAAAGGCCGTTGCTGGCGGCAGGGCTGACGGCCGGGGCTTTCTATTCGATTATGGGCTTTGTTCTTGGCTGGAGCGAGGACCGGAGCCTGACCATCGGCCAAAGCCCGACGGCCGGTTTGGTGATTCTGGCACTGCTCATTTGGTCGGCCCGTTCGGGCTGGCTCCCGACCAAAGATAACCCAGCGGCCGATGCCTTCGGAACTCTGATTGCGGCCGGCATGGGCGGACTTTACTTAAGCCTGTTCGAGTATTTGCTCCAGTTGCGGGAATCGGGTGCGAACGCTGCAGTGGCCGTGTTAGCGACGATTTGGGCAGGAGACACTGCGGCGTATTACGTCGGAAGGGCCATTGGAAAGAGACCCTTGGCGCCCTCTGTCAGCCCGGGGAAGACGATAGAGGGCGCTCTTGCGAACTTCGTTGCCTGCAGCGTCGTCGGCTTGATCGGGACGCACCTGGCGGGATATACGCTCCTGCAGGGGCTCTATATCGGCGCCGGCGCGGGCATACTGGGTCAGGCGGGCGATCTGTTCAAGTCGTCGCTCAAACGATCGTTGGGTCTAAAGGATTTTGGCGCTTTGTTGCCCGGTCATGGCGGCGCGATCGATCGTTTCGACAGTCTGCTGTTTGTCGGTCCTTGGGCTTGCCTTGCTCTTGGGTAGAATCTCGGTAACAAGGAGTCTCTCCCTATGAAATCCCTTTTTGACTATAAATCCGCTTTCGAAACGCCGCCCCAGCTGACGGTTACCCTTACGATGCCGACCCATACGGGCGCGCACGACACGGGAAAGGACAAGCAGATTTGGCGGAATCTGATGCGCGAAGCCGAGCTGAACATGGCGCGCCAGGGCTTGCCGTCCGAGACGGTGGAGACCGTGCTTTCACCCGCTCGTCAGATTTTGGAAGATATCGAGTTTTGGGCTGGGCCGGAGCATGGAACGGTTGGCATATTCAAGGAAGATTCTCATTCGATCGTGCGCGCTCCCTACTCCCTGCCAGAGGCTTCGGTCGTTTCTTTAAGGCCGTATCTGATCGGACCGGCGCTGGCCGAGGCGGACAACGGTTCTTACTTTCTTTTGGCGGTCAGCCGCAATTTGGCGCGTCTTTTCAAGTGCGATCGCTACGACATAATCCCCATGACTGCGCCCGAGATGCCTGAGAACATGGAAGACGCGCTGGGCGGCGAGGAGTTAGAGAAGCAGTTTCAGGCGCGAGGCCATCCGAACCAGGGCACCTTTGGGCACGGGCACGACACCGATTCCGATGTGGAGAAGGACCGAACCTTGCGCTACTTTCGGGCCATCGACAAAGGCATTCGCCCAGTGTTAAACAGTTTGCCCCTTGTGTTAGCTGCGGTCGATTACTTCCATCCGATCTACTACAAGGCCAACAGTTATGCTCACTTGATGATGCGCGGCGTGGTGGGCAATCCGGACGAACTTCGGCCCGATCAGCTTCGAGACGAGGCTTGGAAGGTCGTCGGCGATTATTTTGCCGAGACAGCTCGGATGGATTTGGGGCATTTGCAGCAAAAGTTGGGCACAGGCTTGGCAACGACCGATCTGATGCAGATTCTTCCGGCGGTCGCCACTGGCCGGGTCGAGGCGCTGTTTGTGCCCCCTGGAGCGCGGGTCTGGGGCAAGACGGCCGACATGGAGTTTGAACTGTCGGACGACGGCGAGGATCTCTGGAACTGGGCCGCGCTGGGCACATTGGCCTACGGCGGCCGCATTCATGCCGGAGAGCCGGGCGCTCTACTCAGAGGCTAATCGGGCTCTAAAGTCGGCGACCGACATGGGGCCTAGATCGCCTTCCTCGTGCGAGCGCGCGCTGACGGTCGAGGCTTCGATGTCTTTGTCTCCGCAGATCAGCATGTAGGGAATCTTCAGTTGCTGGTTGGATCGAATCTTCTTGCCGAGAGTTTCTCGACGGTCGTCCACCTCGATGCGATAGTCGCCCAGCTGCTCGGCGATCTGCTCCGCATACTCCACATGCCGGTCGGCGATGGGCAGCACAACGATCTGAACGGGCGCCATCCAGAATGGGAACGCCCCAGCATAGTGCTCGGTCAGCAGGCCGATCATTCGTTCGAGCGATCCAAACGGCGCGCGATGAATCATGATGGGCCTATGAGGCTTCCCGTCTTCGCCGGTGTACTCTAATTCAAACCTCTCCGGCAGGTTGTAATCGACCTGTACGGTTCCCATTTGCCATTCCCGTCCCAGCGCATCTTTGATGATGAGATCGAGCTTTGGGCCATAGAAAGCGGCATCGCCCTCAGAGAGCTCGTAATCCAGTTGGAGGTCTTTACAGGCTGCTTCGATGGCGGCCTGCGCCAGTTCCCAGTTCTCATCCGAGCCGACGTACTTGTCGCTGGACCGATCGCGCAGTCCCACTCGGACGCGATACTCCTCCAGTCCAAGTTTCTTGAGGACGACCAGCATGAGGTCGACGACGCCTTTGAACTCATCTTGGAGCTGATCGGGAGAAACGAACAGGTGGCTGTCGTCTTGGGTAAAGCCGCGCACTCTGAGCATTCCGGCCAGTTCTCCGCTCTGCTCGTAGCGATAGACGGTGCCAAATTCGGCCAGGCGTATGGGCAGATCGCGATAGCTTCGCGGCTCGTGCTGATAGATTTCGATATGAAACGGGCAGTTCATCGGCTTGAGGATAAAGGTTTCTTTCTCTTCATCTTCCATGAAGGGGAACATCTTTTCGCGAAAGGTGTAGACGTGCCCCGATTTTTCGAACAGTCGGGACGAGCCGATGTGCGGGGTCACGACGCCTTGGTAGCCGCGCTGTTTCTGTTCGTTTAACAGGAAGTCGTGCAAAACTTGACGCAGCGCCGCGCCTTTTGGCAGCCACAGTGGGAGCCCCTGACCCACTCGTTGAGAGAAGAAAAAGAGCCCCAGTTCGCGCCCCAATCGCCGATGGTCGCGCTTCTTGGCCTCTTCCAATCGATAGAGGTACTGCTCTAACTCTTCGGCGCTCTCCCAAGCGGTGCCGTACAGACGGGTGAGCATCTTGTTTCGTTCGTCGCCGCGCCAATAGGCGCCGGCCACGTTGAGCAGTTTGAAGTGTTTAAGTTCCCCGGTCGAGCGGACATGGGGGCCGCGACAAAGATCGGCAAAATCGCCTTGTTGATAGAAACTAATCGCCTCGTTTTCGGGTATGTCGTCTAGGAGTTCGATTTTGTACGGCGCTTGCCCCATTTTCTCGATGAGCGCTTTGGCTTCGTCGCGAGAGAGTTCGAATCGCTCGATCGGCAAGTCCTGCTTGGCGAATTCGGCCATTTTGGCCTCGATTTGCGCCAGGTCTTCCTCCCCGATCGGTTTTGGCAGGTCGAAGTCGTAGTAGAAGCCGTTTTCGATGGGCGGTCCGATCCCCAACTTGGCTCCGGGACGCAGCGCCAGGACGGCCTGCGCCATCAGATGCGCGCAGGAGTGGCGCAGTTTGTAAAGCGGGGTTTCGGGGTAATCGGTCTTCATGTCGGTTCGATTTTTTGGTTCAGGATATTACCTTATAGCCGGGTATGCTCAGATTCATGAAAGAAAGCAAAAATCCCTCGGAGAGCCGGGTGGCGCTGACACAGATGATGCAGCCCGAACATGCCAACCCCCTCGGCAACGTGCACGGGGGATATGTCCTAAAAATGATCGACGAGGCAGCGGGGATTGCAGCCGCCCGCCATGCGAGAAAGCCCTGCGTTACGGCCGAGATCGACTCGGTCAGTTTTCGCGCGCCGGTGCATGTGGGCAACTTGGTCGAGGTTGAGGCCAAGGTAACGCGAAGCTGGACGACATCGATGGAGATTAGAGCCATTGTAACGGCAGAAGACCTGCTGACGGGAGTGCGCACAACGACCTCTGTCGCCTACTTGGTCTATGTCGGCATTGATTGGGACGGCAAGCCCACGCCCGTTCCAGAGCTGATCCCCGAATCGGACGATGAGCGCCAGATGTGGGAGATGGCCGGTCTGCGCCGCGACGAGCGATTGGCCCGTCGCGAGCGCGAGAACGGACGCTAAAGCTCGATGACCGTGATCGAGTAGCTGGGCACGGTAACGATGAGCGGCCAACCATTGAAGGGGATGCGCATCTCACGAATGTTGGCGTTATTCGCATCCTCTTCTCGACCATATCGATATGCCTTGAGCTGCGAGGTGATGATCGGTCGTTTATAGCCGTCGATGTTGATCTTGCCGGTGAGCGCCTGATCCCGCGATTTGTTGATGATCATGAGTTTGAGCCTGCCCGTGTCGGCAGACTTGACGGCGTGAACCACAAAGAGGCTGTAGTTGCTATCGGCGCGCACTAGGGTGTCGCCCGGCTTGGCAAACCGGTTGATCATCTTGAACCCAAAGTAGGCAGGGTAGGGCGTGTTGAGAGGCGCTCCGACGTTGTGCTCGCGGCCTTGCGACAGCAATCCAAAGTCGCCATAGCTTCGCCATCCATATAGCGTTACGCTGTTGTTGTGAAACGGCCATGCGCCGTTATGAACGTTCCACCACATGAAGGAATCAACGCCGATCAGACAGGCGTTCGCCCAAGAGTCGGCGGCATACAAAGCATTGACCAAACTCAACGACTGCTTGCCGACGCTGGCCCATGCGCAGTTATTCTCGGCGATGAAAAGGGGCACCGAGTCGCCTACCGGGCCCAGGTAGTCGCGCAAGAGGCTCCGGGCGCGGGAGTAGACGTCGTTCCAAAGGGACGTGGACTGCAACAGATGAGAATCGGCTTCGCGTCCGGGCGAGTTGGGATAGAACTTGATGTCGTAGAAGTCGGGCGTGATGCCCATCTCTCTCAGTCGCGTTAGCAGCACCGGGGTCCATCCGTTCCAGCTTAGGCCAGTCCTTGGATTTTGAACGGTAAAGCGCTGAGGAAAGTCGTTCTCTTTGATCGAACCGATGACGCCGATTTTGATGCGAGGATCGATGGCCTTTGCCAGTGCGATCGTGTCTCGAACAAACTGGGCATAGAGGGTCGCGTCCTGTCTAAACGAATGCGTGTCGTAAGACCATGTGCCGTACGACTCGTTGCCGACCGCCCAGTACATGACGTTGCCGTTCAGCTCGACGTTGGCGTGGCGGACCCAGTCTGCCGCTTCCTCGGGAGTGCCGCTGCCATAGTTGAAGCAGATGAGTTTCTGCGCTCCGAGTTGGTCGCAAACGTTGATAAAGGCTTGCGTATCGGTCCAGTAGACCTCGCCGTTTCGCTTGTTTCTGTTGT harbors:
- a CDS encoding threonine--tRNA ligase; protein product: MKTDYPETPLYKLRHSCAHLMAQAVLALRPGAKLGIGPPIENGFYYDFDLPKPIGEEDLAQIEAKMAEFAKQDLPIERFELSRDEAKALIEKMGQAPYKIELLDDIPENEAISFYQQGDFADLCRGPHVRSTGELKHFKLLNVAGAYWRGDERNKMLTRLYGTAWESAEELEQYLYRLEEAKKRDHRRLGRELGLFFFSQRVGQGLPLWLPKGAALRQVLHDFLLNEQKQRGYQGVVTPHIGSSRLFEKSGHVYTFREKMFPFMEDEEKETFILKPMNCPFHIEIYQHEPRSYRDLPIRLAEFGTVYRYEQSGELAGMLRVRGFTQDDSHLFVSPDQLQDEFKGVVDLMLVVLKKLGLEEYRVRVGLRDRSSDKYVGSDENWELAQAAIEAACKDLQLDYELSEGDAAFYGPKLDLIIKDALGREWQMGTVQVDYNLPERFELEYTGEDGKPHRPIMIHRAPFGSLERMIGLLTEHYAGAFPFWMAPVQIVVLPIADRHVEYAEQIAEQLGDYRIEVDDRRETLGKKIRSNQQLKIPYMLICGDKDIEASTVSARSHEEGDLGPMSVADFRARLASE
- a CDS encoding phosphatidate cytidylyltransferase; translated protein: MERMGGWARVATAAVGIPLMLGALYWQGGQLWGILVCLVAMLAAFELYRAYKPVVSQRPLLAAGLTAGAFYSIMGFVLGWSEDRSLTIGQSPTAGLVILALLIWSARSGWLPTKDNPAADAFGTLIAAGMGGLYLSLFEYLLQLRESGANAAVAVLATIWAGDTAAYYVGRAIGKRPLAPSVSPGKTIEGALANFVACSVVGLIGTHLAGYTLLQGLYIGAGAGILGQAGDLFKSSLKRSLGLKDFGALLPGHGGAIDRFDSLLFVGPWACLALG
- a CDS encoding acyl-CoA thioesterase gives rise to the protein MKESKNPSESRVALTQMMQPEHANPLGNVHGGYVLKMIDEAAGIAAARHARKPCVTAEIDSVSFRAPVHVGNLVEVEAKVTRSWTTSMEIRAIVTAEDLLTGVRTTTSVAYLVYVGIDWDGKPTPVPELIPESDDERQMWEMAGLRRDERLARRERENGR